ACGCGGGGCGTAATTTGCAATACCGTACCGTTGGACGCAGCAGAGAGCGGTTCATCTTTTGTCGCTTGTTGGTTTTGATGGCTAAAATTAAAGACTGCGGGAAAATTCTCCATCGTAGTCAGTGAGGGACGAGCGGTTAAAGACGCGCCGCCTTGTTCGACAATCTTCTGAATTTCAGCCTGAAATTTTTTCATCTCCTGTGCGTTAAGCACAGATTTGTTGCCGTTAATAACCTCATCGTAAACGCTGCCTCTGCGGCTTAACCGTTTTTCCGGCATGCCGGTATTGAGGATCTGCCGGTTATCCATGTCGATAACCAGGGTGTCGATGGCCACCGATCTCAGTGGAACATCGAGCTTTTCAATAAGCTGCGCATACTCACTCCTTTTGGCCGGATTATCCTGAATGAGGATGGCATTGCTGCGTGTACTGACCACGATTTTCGGCTTGTCATCGGTCGACGCGGGCAGTGCGGGCGCCAGTGAAACGCGATCCGCCAGCGCTGAAAACGACGCGCCTAATCGGTTAGTCAACGGGTTTTTGTCATCACTGAGATCAAGCGCTCCTGGATAATTGTACCGCTGCAGTTGGGGCGCTGATTTTTTGGTATCTAATAGCTGCGATAATATTGTTCCGACGCCCGGAATGGTGATCTGTTCATTTTGATATTCAACCCGGATATCGGCCGCTTCCGCGAAACGTAAAGGAAAGAACATGGTTTCAAAAGCGCCCTCTTTGTTTTTACTGGTATCAGGCTGCTCGGCAAACATTTTTATCAGGTTGACATATTCGGTTGGCCCGCTTATCAATATTTCAGCACTCTCCGGCAATTCTCCCCAGCCAAATCGCTTATCCAGCAGACCAATATCCGTTAAGGCCTTTTTAAGGCTATCAATTGACTCATCAGACACTTTAATCTTTAACGACTGCTGATCCGTTTTACTGCTGACGTATAATTTATCCTCGAAAATAAACCACTGAAGATTATATTCAAGCGCCAGGCGTTCAAGAAACTGCTGCGCCGTCGTCGCGCGTAGTTTATTTTTTACCTCTGCCGAAATTTTGGGGTCTATAACCAAACGTAGCGAAAAGGCATGAGCAAAATCTTCCAGCACTTTATTTAGCGGTGCAGGCGTGTTTTGGTAAGAGAATTCACCACTGTTTAATAGGGCGGGCACAGCCGCCACGGCGTGCTGATGTATAAAAACTGTTAATAATATCAGGGTTAGTGTTGCGCATCGTTTATATAATATGGCGCAATACGAAACAGGCGAATAAAAAACACGCCAGTATAATTTCATACATATCACCTGTTAGTTTATCGTCCATCGTTAATAATTGATCGAGCCAGATTGTGATTGAGCGTCACTTCCTGGTTTGCCGCCCAGGTGGCTGAAGAATATTGTTTCATATGCTGATGAAACGTCAGCCAGTCGCCCATTGACATGCCATTCATATTTTTTGCAGCGGTCTGAAAATCACTGCTGGCTTGTTTAAATTTACTGTCTAACTGGCTACGCACAGAATCCATTTTTAGCATTTCAATTATCCCTGGTTTATTTATAAAGACGCAGATCCGGCCTGAAACCAAACAGCATGACGCTGGCGCGTTGTTCACCGAAACGGGCAATTCTGGGTAAAAAAGCCCATTGCTCTCCGCCGAGATATTTGGCAATTCGTTGGCTGGCAAGGTTAGAAGCCATAATCCAGGCGACCAGGGTTTCAAAGCCATATTCACGACCGAGCAGCAACGCCGCCAGCCCAAGGTGCACGCCAAGGCCGCTACCGCAGCGATCCGCGCGCACATATAAGGCGATTTCCCCGGTTTGTCGGCAAGCTAACGTTCCCCAGCTAAAGCGGTTAACTGATAACCACGCGATAATTTCACCTTCGCGTTCCAGCACATACACCGGTAATCTATCTTGTTGATAAAGCTCGATATAAAACCCCAATTCTTTAACGGTGATCGACCTTGTTACGGGAGAATTAGCGCCGGTATTTGCTGTCTCATTAAAAATCATGGTCATGGCTTCAATATCGCTTTTTTGCGCAACCCTGAGCCCACGAGGCAGACGTTTTAAAATTCGTGCATCTAATTTCATTTCCATTAGTTACCCTTCTTCCTGATTATTTTTCAGTATTTTTCGCACTCTGGAGAGCCTGGATCGTATTGTTCCAATGGGAATACCTAATTGCTCGGCGGCGTCGTGATAACTGGTGTCTGAATCCATAATATGATAAATGACGCTTTGCATTTTGAGCGGCAATTTATCGACCATGGCAATGGTTTCAGAAAGTTGTATTTTGTGTTCATTGATATAATCAGGATTGAATATCTGATCGGAAATTAAAAAGTTGACATCATCCAGCGCTACCATCTCAGGTTTACTAAATGTCTTTTTAAAATGATTTCGCACCAGATTAGACGCAATGCCAAATAACCAGGTTTCTTTACTGGACGCGCCAATAAACTTATGTTGATTGCGAAACGCTTCAAGGTAAGTCATTTGTACAAGGTCATCGACATCACTTTGATTGTAAACCCGACGGCTGATAAATTTCTTGAGTCTGGTCGAGGTGTTTGCGACTAACCCATCTATATCGAAAGCACTTTTATACATTGATTCATTATTAACACTGATGGGTAACTTCCCCATAAAAATTCCTTTTATATTATCCAGTTGTTCCTTGTTTACTTATGAGTGGCTATTAAGTGAAAATCTGCCTGGTTAGTTTGCAGAATATTTCAAATACACCTTCAGATAAGTGATCTGTTTTTATGTGTGCGGGTGGGTGGAATACGCTCTCTACAATGTGTGATACATTTTTAGGTATTTTCTTTTGTGCAGATTCATGGGTTGGGAACACTAACGTAAAGGTGTTGCCTTTTGATTGGTTTGAAAAATGTCGATTGCTGATGCGTTATCTAATATTGAGATGATTATCATGGTTAATAAAAATCACTTATTCGATCAATATGAAAATATGTGGTTTTCATGAGAATGCTTTTCACGAAACTGGCCGTTCGAATGGTTAACCAGACGGAACTCATTGGTGCGGTTATTGTCATGACGATTGTCTTTATGATGGTTTTACCGCTGCCGGTTTTTATTATTGATACCGCCCTCTCTCTGAATATCTGTATTGCCACGTTACTGGCCATCCAGGCATTATTTATGCCCCACCCGCTGGCATTTTCGACGTTCCCGGCCGTTTTATTGCTGACAACCATGTTTCGCCT
This genomic interval from Kosakonia sacchari SP1 contains the following:
- a CDS encoding RNA polymerase sigma factor — translated: MGKLPISVNNESMYKSAFDIDGLVANTSTRLKKFISRRVYNQSDVDDLVQMTYLEAFRNQHKFIGASSKETWLFGIASNLVRNHFKKTFSKPEMVALDDVNFLISDQIFNPDYINEHKIQLSETIAMVDKLPLKMQSVIYHIMDSDTSYHDAAEQLGIPIGTIRSRLSRVRKILKNNQEEG
- a CDS encoding secretin N-terminal domain-containing protein, whose protein sequence is MKLYWRVFYSPVSYCAILYKRCATLTLILLTVFIHQHAVAAVPALLNSGEFSYQNTPAPLNKVLEDFAHAFSLRLVIDPKISAEVKNKLRATTAQQFLERLALEYNLQWFIFEDKLYVSSKTDQQSLKIKVSDESIDSLKKALTDIGLLDKRFGWGELPESAEILISGPTEYVNLIKMFAEQPDTSKNKEGAFETMFFPLRFAEAADIRVEYQNEQITIPGVGTILSQLLDTKKSAPQLQRYNYPGALDLSDDKNPLTNRLGASFSALADRVSLAPALPASTDDKPKIVVSTRSNAILIQDNPAKRSEYAQLIEKLDVPLRSVAIDTLVIDMDNRQILNTGMPEKRLSRRGSVYDEVINGNKSVLNAQEMKKFQAEIQKIVEQGGASLTARPSLTTMENFPAVFNFSHQNQQATKDEPLSAASNGTVLQITPRVIASDKQEALQIKVNMYNKRTTPATEDNNKTGNLSTLVTVDEGDSLIIGGLSVHEKKHTGVNLRESDNRQRFIIITPKIIQKEANKEKSRVIKTASEYGSSFSKKMYKQIFEDITRLSSGTISPDSSPAIDDITIEDVCDINWPLTVLAGNVKSLATQEYTLSSSLIKNAGQQPVVFHDTDCDNDENLMIVPYPNAPISPGAYIEVYIARKTETEK
- a CDS encoding GNAT family N-acetyltransferase, with the translated sequence MEMKLDARILKRLPRGLRVAQKSDIEAMTMIFNETANTGANSPVTRSITVKELGFYIELYQQDRLPVYVLEREGEIIAWLSVNRFSWGTLACRQTGEIALYVRADRCGSGLGVHLGLAALLLGREYGFETLVAWIMASNLASQRIAKYLGGEQWAFLPRIARFGEQRASVMLFGFRPDLRLYK